In one Candidatus Hydrogenedentota bacterium genomic region, the following are encoded:
- a CDS encoding radical SAM protein — MTTVPVIADRLNQWQHESQGPWRLLAFPTYRCNVNCGICIRNCFEKPNYLFHELTDERWLRLVDEAGSLGVRSFVIGGGGEPTLRADLVTAMCVKAKQYGMEGRLQTNGTGLSQEMIETLIKAGWDTLSISLDGPDEASNDFIRYKGAFCKTLATLETLRSTKDKYRSDVPLVSVHLTITAQNYNRLEDMIDLCIDKGIDMFAASPLVENDLEGRGYILNTEQRAALPGYIEGAIKKADALNFPHTLHNLLMLVQADKDKHFKAENMATCQADSEDLCTAHCLEPWTGIAIDSSGHVSPCCYLSDERSQSIRDMSLAEVWNGAYMTQFRKTMLEGQLRDECRYCSFPSGEEHVDLKKAVQALSSTPKKRAVLNRLVSSIRNYGLRGSYKRYKEWRLIQQRLRNEKSH, encoded by the coding sequence ATGACTACAGTACCGGTAATAGCCGATAGACTCAATCAGTGGCAACATGAATCTCAAGGTCCGTGGCGTTTACTCGCATTTCCAACCTATCGATGCAATGTCAATTGCGGCATCTGTATCCGAAATTGCTTTGAGAAACCCAATTATCTCTTTCATGAATTGACTGACGAGCGCTGGCTGCGTCTTGTTGACGAAGCTGGATCGCTGGGGGTACGTTCTTTTGTAATCGGCGGCGGCGGCGAACCTACACTCCGTGCGGACTTGGTGACCGCTATGTGCGTCAAGGCCAAGCAGTATGGCATGGAAGGTCGACTGCAGACCAATGGCACAGGGCTATCTCAAGAAATGATTGAAACGCTGATCAAGGCGGGTTGGGACACACTCAGTATAAGCCTTGATGGACCTGATGAAGCCAGTAACGATTTTATCCGTTATAAAGGAGCTTTTTGCAAAACACTGGCTACCCTTGAAACCTTGCGATCCACGAAAGACAAATACCGAAGCGACGTGCCCCTAGTGTCCGTTCATTTGACGATCACTGCACAAAACTACAACCGCCTTGAAGATATGATCGATCTTTGTATAGATAAGGGAATAGACATGTTCGCCGCCAGTCCATTAGTTGAAAATGACTTGGAAGGTCGTGGCTATATTTTGAATACAGAGCAACGTGCTGCGCTGCCAGGCTATATTGAGGGCGCTATTAAAAAAGCGGACGCCCTTAATTTCCCGCACACACTTCATAATTTATTGATGCTTGTACAGGCGGATAAAGATAAACATTTTAAGGCGGAAAATATGGCAACATGCCAAGCGGATTCGGAAGATCTTTGCACAGCTCATTGCCTAGAGCCATGGACCGGTATCGCTATTGATTCCAGTGGTCATGTCAGTCCCTGTTGTTATTTGTCGGATGAACGATCCCAGAGCATTCGCGATATGTCACTAGCCGAAGTGTGGAACGGCGCTTATATGACTCAGTTTAGAAAAACGATGTTGGAAGGGCAGTTACGCGACGAGTGTAGATATTGTTCATTTCCGTCCGGTGAAGAGCATGTCGACTTAAAAAAAGCTGTGCAGGCATTGAGCAGCACACCCAAGAAAAGAGCCGTGTTGAATAGACTGGTATCCAGCATTCGAAACTACGGTCTTCGCGGCAGCTATAAGCGGTATAAAGAGTGGCGTTTGATACAACAGCGTTTACGCAACGAAAAATCACACTAA
- a CDS encoding type B 50S ribosomal protein L31, whose translation MKKGIHPENYREVVFMDIGADKKWITRSTVKTSRTIEFEGKEYPLFTLDLSSYSHPFFTGKQKFVDSEGRVERFQKKFGTAKSAE comes from the coding sequence TTGAAGAAAGGCATTCATCCCGAAAATTATCGTGAAGTTGTGTTTATGGACATCGGTGCAGACAAAAAATGGATCACCCGTTCTACTGTAAAAACGAGCCGCACCATTGAATTCGAAGGAAAAGAATATCCTCTGTTCACCCTTGATCTGTCCAGCTATTCCCACCCCTTTTTCACGGGCAAACAAAAGTTTGTCGATAGCGAGGGCCGTGTAGAGCGTTTCCAGAAAAAATTTGGCACCGCTAAAAGCGCCGAATAA
- the prmC gene encoding peptide chain release factor N(5)-glutamine methyltransferase — METTVAQLLSSITEKLAPITETPRLEAELLLAHASGLSRASLLARLKESVPTNKLETLLARRLNCEPLAYIFGEWEFFGMSMRVVPPLLVPRPETEHLVSAVLDYLSLCSAPYRVIDVCCGTGCVGIAIARHFPDTSLYAVDRRQDALEISRENAQRYSISLQAICGDLLSPFTAPVDVIVANPPYVPEKEWETLSPVITRHEDPGALLAGEDGLDYVRLLIPAAADSLRSGGMLALEIGESHYAAVADLYLRHGFHRLNCHKDLAGIDRVITGLRL; from the coding sequence ATGGAAACAACGGTTGCACAACTGCTTTCCTCCATAACAGAAAAACTCGCCCCTATTACAGAGACACCGCGATTGGAAGCAGAATTACTTTTAGCGCACGCTTCAGGTTTATCACGCGCCTCCCTGCTCGCACGCCTGAAAGAAAGCGTCCCTACCAACAAGCTTGAGACTCTTTTAGCAAGACGATTGAATTGTGAGCCCCTTGCCTACATTTTTGGGGAATGGGAGTTTTTTGGAATGTCCATGCGCGTGGTTCCGCCGCTTCTCGTTCCTCGCCCTGAAACGGAACACCTTGTATCTGCTGTCTTAGATTATTTGTCTCTCTGTTCTGCCCCGTACCGCGTCATCGATGTCTGCTGTGGTACCGGCTGCGTGGGTATCGCCATTGCCCGCCATTTTCCCGACACAAGTCTATACGCCGTAGACCGCCGCCAAGATGCGCTGGAAATTTCACGAGAAAACGCGCAACGCTATAGCATTTCACTGCAAGCTATTTGTGGTGACTTGCTGAGCCCTTTCACCGCGCCTGTGGATGTAATCGTAGCTAACCCGCCTTATGTCCCTGAAAAAGAGTGGGAAACACTTTCGCCCGTCATAACGCGTCATGAAGATCCCGGCGCTCTGCTGGCAGGAGAAGACGGGCTGGATTACGTACGCCTTTTGATACCCGCTGCGGCGGATTCTCTGCGCAGCGGCGGTATGCTCGCCTTGGAAATCGGAGAGAGCCACTACGCGGCAGTTGCAGACCTCTATCTTAGACACGGATTTCACCGGCTGAATTGTCATAAAGATTTGGCAGGAATCGACCGGGTAATTACAGGCTTGCGATTGTAG
- the prfA gene encoding peptide chain release factor 1 yields MEARVREKLESLVAEHTRLAAAMATPEIAMNADVYRQHAQKYAELTDVVDVFTRFKAHESGLQEAEQILHTESDPEVQELAHEEQARLKESIHILEEELKVLLIPKDPMDAKNTIVEIRAGTGGDEAALFAADLFRMYSRFAELRAWKIELMNSNPTALGGFKEIAFQLSGENVYSLMKWEGGVHRVQRVPDTETQGRIHTSAVTVAVLPEAEEVDIQIDPNELIIDVFRSSGPGGQSVNTTDSAVRVTHKPTGMVVSCQDEKSQHKNKAQALRVLRARLLDLKMQEEADQRSENRRSQVRSGDRSEKIRTYNFPENRVTDHRIHLSLYKLREVLEGDLADLFDALNVADRAARLAAQE; encoded by the coding sequence ATGGAAGCGCGTGTGCGCGAGAAACTGGAATCCCTTGTAGCCGAACATACACGTCTGGCAGCCGCCATGGCAACTCCCGAAATTGCCATGAATGCCGATGTGTACCGTCAACACGCCCAAAAATATGCAGAGCTAACGGATGTTGTTGACGTTTTTACACGCTTCAAAGCCCATGAATCCGGTCTGCAAGAAGCGGAACAAATCCTCCATACCGAGTCCGATCCTGAGGTGCAGGAACTTGCCCATGAGGAACAGGCACGTCTAAAAGAGTCGATCCATATTCTTGAGGAAGAGCTGAAAGTATTGCTCATCCCCAAAGATCCCATGGATGCTAAAAACACCATCGTTGAAATTCGCGCAGGTACGGGGGGCGACGAAGCAGCGCTCTTCGCCGCGGATCTGTTCCGTATGTATTCACGCTTTGCCGAATTGCGCGCCTGGAAAATAGAACTGATGAATTCTAACCCCACGGCGCTGGGCGGCTTCAAAGAAATTGCCTTCCAATTATCCGGGGAGAATGTATATAGCCTCATGAAGTGGGAGGGAGGCGTGCACCGTGTACAGCGCGTCCCCGACACAGAGACACAAGGTAGAATCCATACCTCTGCAGTAACAGTGGCTGTTCTGCCGGAAGCGGAAGAAGTAGATATCCAAATTGATCCCAATGAGTTGATCATCGACGTATTTCGTTCCAGCGGCCCGGGCGGTCAAAGCGTGAACACCACCGACTCCGCTGTCCGAGTCACCCACAAACCAACCGGCATGGTGGTGTCCTGTCAAGACGAAAAATCGCAGCATAAGAACAAAGCCCAAGCCTTGCGCGTTCTTCGCGCCCGTCTGCTCGATCTCAAGATGCAGGAGGAAGCGGATCAACGCTCAGAAAATCGGCGTAGTCAAGTGCGTTCGGGCGACCGCAGCGAAAAGATCCGAACCTACAATTTCCCGGAAAACCGCGTCACTGATCATCGAATCCACCTTTCTCTATACAAATTGCGTGAGGTATTGGAGGGCGATCTTGCCGATCTTTTTGATGCCTTGAACGTCGCAGATCGCGCCGCGCGGCTCGCCGCACAAGAATGA
- a CDS encoding methyltransferase domain-containing protein, which translates to MTELAIVLPCLNEADNLCLLVPKINEVVSSMSISYRIFVIDGGSTDNTVSVAQSLGATVISQRGAGYGGAIRTAFEDIETRWLLTMDADFSHHPVFIKYLFARRYEGEIIIASRFTPQGYGEMAWSRKILSGSLNRVFGFVLDLPVRDLSSGFRLYHRNAIRKLDLHYETYAVLQEVLIKSWCRGYRVVEEPFHYLPRRHGSSHARVFKFGKVYLQSLYTLWKYRNRLQSADYDARAFYSRILPQRWWQRRRCQILRDFIGDRMSVLDVGCGSTQLLNNVPQAIGVDTNPAKLRFMRRPARILINASVSALPFPDESFDVILASHLIEHLPQSEIPFRELARCLKSDGTLVIATPDYGRRRWRFIKKIYNAIQPTPAGDIHPNPFTFSSLRDSLEQHQFSMQEYEYICGAELIVSAAKIKSSDSHTP; encoded by the coding sequence ATGACAGAATTGGCAATCGTACTACCTTGTCTAAATGAGGCGGACAATCTATGTCTGTTGGTGCCTAAAATCAATGAAGTAGTATCCTCCATGTCCATTTCATACCGGATTTTTGTGATTGATGGGGGAAGCACAGATAACACGGTGTCCGTTGCGCAATCTTTGGGGGCAACGGTTATTTCACAACGTGGCGCGGGCTATGGCGGCGCAATACGTACGGCTTTTGAAGACATCGAGACACGATGGCTGCTGACCATGGACGCGGATTTTTCCCATCACCCAGTCTTCATAAAATACCTTTTCGCACGACGCTATGAAGGTGAAATAATAATTGCCTCTCGTTTTACGCCCCAAGGCTACGGAGAAATGGCATGGAGCCGTAAAATACTCAGTGGCAGTCTAAACCGTGTATTTGGATTTGTTTTAGACCTTCCTGTACGCGATTTGTCGAGTGGATTTCGGCTTTACCATCGCAACGCCATTCGCAAACTGGATTTGCACTATGAAACCTATGCCGTTCTCCAGGAAGTGTTAATCAAATCATGGTGTCGCGGTTATCGTGTTGTGGAAGAACCTTTCCATTATCTTCCCAGACGCCATGGGTCGAGTCATGCCCGTGTATTTAAGTTTGGAAAAGTATACCTTCAATCGCTCTATACCCTTTGGAAATACCGCAATCGCCTGCAAAGTGCCGATTATGATGCCCGCGCATTTTATAGCCGTATCTTGCCGCAGCGTTGGTGGCAGCGCCGTCGATGTCAAATTCTACGCGATTTTATAGGCGACCGTATGTCAGTCTTAGATGTTGGCTGCGGGTCTACCCAATTGCTCAACAATGTGCCCCAAGCCATAGGGGTGGATACCAATCCTGCCAAGTTACGGTTTATGCGGCGGCCGGCGCGGATATTAATTAATGCTTCTGTTTCGGCTCTTCCTTTTCCAGACGAGTCCTTCGACGTTATCCTTGCCTCTCATCTCATAGAACATTTGCCGCAATCGGAAATTCCGTTTCGTGAACTCGCCCGTTGTTTGAAATCAGACGGAACCTTGGTTATCGCCACGCCGGATTATGGCCGCCGACGTTGGCGCTTCATTAAAAAAATCTATAACGCCATACAACCGACTCCTGCCGGTGATATTCATCCGAATCCCTTTACATTTTCCTCTCTTCGGGATTCGTTGGAGCAACATCAATTTTCAATGCAAGAGTATGAATATATTTGTGGCGCTGAACTCATTGTTTCTGCAGCAAAAATAAAGTCGAGCGATTCCCATACCCCATAA
- a CDS encoding alpha/beta hydrolase, with product MNPTPPQPVEILYRPAASLRLRPKTKKNYTQQCNVVYAEAHGIGLVMDIFIPKHKTTNFAVLDVISSGWRSDRVILNEHVGLGAIDALCELGITVFAVLPGSASLFTASEMVGHVQAAIRHIKNNGKVYEIQPERLAILGVSAGGHLGALTALNVQRGRTVAYDPLRRWSTDVAAIALFFPPTDLVDYGGRSFDPRTLDSMNIKSLFFHCSTEKVEKDTLIEMLTRLSPARVTAHNPPPFLIVQGKEDPIVPWKQAEKLAASLRTAGGEVDLVYKEKGGHPWPDIDIEIEKAAQWLYTKLQGVVN from the coding sequence ATGAATCCGACCCCACCCCAACCGGTTGAAATTTTATATCGGCCTGCCGCATCGTTGCGGCTGCGCCCGAAAACGAAGAAAAATTATACACAACAATGTAATGTGGTATACGCCGAGGCCCATGGTATTGGCTTGGTTATGGATATTTTTATACCCAAACATAAAACGACAAATTTCGCCGTTCTCGATGTGATCAGCAGCGGGTGGCGTTCAGATCGTGTAATTCTTAATGAACATGTAGGCTTAGGCGCCATAGATGCATTATGTGAATTGGGCATTACGGTCTTTGCTGTTCTTCCCGGTTCCGCATCCTTGTTCACCGCTTCGGAGATGGTGGGGCATGTACAGGCCGCCATACGACACATTAAAAATAATGGGAAGGTCTACGAAATCCAACCGGAACGCCTCGCAATCCTTGGAGTCTCTGCAGGGGGGCATTTAGGCGCGTTAACCGCATTGAACGTGCAGCGTGGAAGAACCGTTGCTTATGATCCCTTACGCAGGTGGAGCACCGATGTGGCGGCAATAGCCTTGTTTTTTCCGCCTACGGATCTTGTCGATTACGGGGGACGGTCTTTCGATCCAAGGACTCTCGATTCAATGAATATTAAGTCGCTTTTTTTTCATTGCAGCACGGAAAAAGTGGAGAAAGATACTTTGATTGAAATGTTGACACGTCTTTCGCCTGCACGAGTCACAGCTCATAATCCACCGCCTTTTCTTATTGTCCAAGGAAAAGAAGACCCTATAGTGCCCTGGAAACAAGCTGAAAAATTGGCGGCATCGCTGCGTACCGCCGGAGGCGAGGTGGATTTGGTTTATAAAGAAAAAGGCGGTCATCCCTGGCCGGATATTGATATCGAAATAGAAAAGGCTGCACAATGGCTTTATACCAAGTTGCAAGGGGTCGTAAATTAA
- a CDS encoding sigma-70 family RNA polymerase sigma factor — protein sequence MRPTDEELVFQCRDGDTDAYALLVARYQHAVYATAFHYAGRYGGAEDIAQEAFWAAYRSLPRLREPEQFGSWLKAITTRVSANWLRKNAPRLRNETPLPRRRAHYNTLNFNTEAKSSSVSDDVYELVHRAIESLPERYQLPVVLRYVQEMSYEEISHFTGDSHDEIRGILSRAAGMLRKELQHYKDIETDQLKEEEKA from the coding sequence ATGCGTCCAACAGATGAAGAACTTGTATTCCAATGTCGTGACGGAGACACGGACGCCTACGCCCTTTTAGTAGCGCGGTATCAACACGCTGTCTATGCCACTGCTTTTCATTATGCAGGGCGCTATGGCGGCGCGGAAGATATTGCACAAGAGGCGTTTTGGGCGGCCTATCGTTCGTTGCCGCGCTTACGTGAACCGGAACAGTTTGGTTCGTGGTTAAAAGCGATTACCACGCGTGTCTCTGCAAACTGGCTGCGTAAAAATGCGCCTCGGCTGCGTAATGAAACACCGTTGCCTCGACGTCGCGCGCATTACAATACGTTAAATTTTAATACTGAAGCGAAGTCATCCTCTGTTTCCGATGATGTCTATGAGCTCGTTCATCGTGCCATAGAATCTTTGCCGGAACGGTATCAGCTTCCGGTGGTACTTCGTTATGTGCAAGAGATGAGTTATGAAGAGATCAGCCATTTTACCGGAGACTCTCATGACGAGATACGCGGCATCCTCAGCCGTGCAGCCGGTATGTTGCGCAAAGAACTTCAGCACTATAAAGATATAGAAACCGATCAATTGAAAGAAGAAGAAAAGGCATAA
- a CDS encoding radical SAM protein produces MNRHVSQTHSECLDVIEMFTSIQGESTWAGRLCGFVRLAGCNLRCRWCDTLYSHGTGKRCTVSEILDQVDAWQIPLVEITGGEPLLQAGTPPLAKALIDKGYTVLVETNGSMPINLLPDEVIRIMDIKCPDSGMSGNMDWKNIKKIKGHDEIKFVLASRADYVWAQQIIHEYTLFEACNCVLFSPVSEKLPPEILAQWMIEDRSRATMQLQLHKSIWPAHTRGV; encoded by the coding sequence ATGAATCGACATGTCTCACAAACGCACAGTGAATGCCTTGATGTAATTGAAATGTTTACCAGCATCCAAGGGGAGTCTACATGGGCAGGCCGTCTTTGCGGTTTCGTCCGCCTCGCAGGTTGTAATCTGCGATGCCGATGGTGTGATACCTTGTATTCTCATGGCACGGGGAAGCGCTGTACTGTATCGGAAATACTCGATCAAGTAGACGCATGGCAGATACCTCTCGTTGAAATTACGGGTGGCGAACCTTTATTACAAGCCGGAACACCCCCCTTGGCAAAAGCGCTCATCGATAAAGGATACACGGTGTTGGTAGAAACCAATGGTTCCATGCCCATTAATTTATTGCCCGACGAGGTCATTCGCATTATGGACATCAAATGTCCCGATAGCGGTATGAGCGGGAACATGGACTGGAAAAATATCAAAAAAATCAAGGGGCATGACGAGATAAAATTTGTTCTCGCTTCCCGAGCCGATTATGTGTGGGCACAGCAAATCATTCATGAATATACGCTCTTCGAAGCTTGTAACTGTGTTTTGTTTTCGCCCGTCTCAGAGAAGCTCCCGCCCGAAATATTGGCGCAGTGGATGATTGAAGATCGTTCCCGCGCAACAATGCAATTGCAACTGCATAAATCCATCTGGCCTGCGCATACACGGGGTGTGTGA
- a CDS encoding alcohol dehydrogenase catalytic domain-containing protein, giving the protein MKAWQWYQKKSMKLVELPRPELGPEEVLIRIEAVGVCGSDIHYYRDGHIGCAVIEEPLVLGHEYAGIVEEVGAKADASLLGKRVAVEPGKPCLNCEFCRTGYYNVCTNMSFPGGPGHDGALCEYMAVDSSACFVVPEDMTSGCAAMVEPAAVAVHTVELAALKPGDTVAVFGLGVIGLLTAQLAKRSGAVRIFGIDPLAYRVDVASRFGVDAALCAKAGGLDSGGKESIAWLEEQTGGRLVDVAIDCTNSAEGLALACAAARPAGRCVLTGISGRDEDYVPVSIARRRGLNLKWCRRFRHSYPASLALIEAGVLDVQGLISHVFPFEQAPEAFDLTTSYKDNVLKASIEW; this is encoded by the coding sequence ATGAAAGCATGGCAATGGTATCAAAAGAAATCGATGAAACTGGTGGAATTACCCCGACCGGAACTTGGTCCGGAAGAGGTGCTCATACGCATTGAAGCCGTCGGCGTTTGCGGTTCTGATATTCATTATTATCGGGATGGGCATATCGGATGTGCTGTCATTGAGGAACCCCTTGTTTTAGGACACGAATATGCGGGCATCGTGGAAGAGGTGGGAGCGAAAGCAGACGCTTCTTTATTGGGGAAACGTGTGGCTGTTGAACCGGGAAAACCTTGCTTAAACTGTGAGTTTTGTCGGACGGGATACTACAACGTTTGCACGAACATGAGTTTTCCGGGAGGACCCGGACATGACGGCGCGCTATGTGAATATATGGCGGTGGACAGCAGCGCTTGTTTTGTTGTTCCTGAGGATATGACCTCCGGCTGTGCCGCCATGGTTGAACCGGCGGCAGTGGCTGTCCATACCGTGGAATTGGCTGCCTTAAAGCCGGGCGATACAGTCGCTGTTTTTGGGCTGGGCGTTATCGGCTTACTAACGGCACAGCTTGCCAAGCGATCGGGCGCTGTGCGCATCTTCGGCATTGATCCCCTTGCGTACCGTGTGGATGTTGCCTCACGCTTTGGCGTGGATGCTGCCTTGTGTGCCAAAGCAGGCGGATTGGACTCAGGCGGAAAAGAATCTATCGCATGGCTAGAGGAACAAACAGGCGGACGTCTGGTCGATGTTGCCATTGATTGCACTAACAGCGCAGAAGGGCTCGCCCTTGCCTGTGCCGCCGCCCGGCCTGCAGGGCGCTGCGTGCTGACCGGCATTTCCGGTAGAGACGAAGATTATGTTCCTGTAAGTATCGCTCGGCGTAGAGGTCTAAACCTGAAGTGGTGCCGCCGCTTCCGACATAGCTATCCAGCCAGCCTTGCACTCATTGAAGCAGGCGTGCTGGATGTGCAGGGGCTCATCAGCCATGTCTTTCCGTTTGAGCAAGCGCCTGAGGCTTTCGACTTGACAACTTCATACAAAGACAATGTATTGAAAGCATCCATCGAATGGTAA